The Primulina eburnea isolate SZY01 chromosome 12, ASM2296580v1, whole genome shotgun sequence genome includes the window GGTTCAAGCTTCAACCCTTAGCCTCCCGGAAATATTGTCGAAGCTTCCTCAACTTGGAGTCCATGGATTATATAGGGGGTCTGTTCCAGCTATAATCGGTCAATTTTCAAGGTACGATTCAGTTACCAGGGTTTCTCTTATATTAAATGTTGTTATTACTTCCTTTTTCTGGATATTAATTTGATTAATAGTGCAGCCATGGTTTGCGAACTGGAATTTTCGAAGCAAGCAAGCTTGCTTTAGTAAATGTTGCACCAACTCTTTCAGAATTACAGGTATGCATAGATTCACCAGTGCTTGGTTGTACTAATTTCTTCATTTGTGGAAGTCTAGTTTAAAGATGCTCTTGACTAATTGCATAAATAGCCGATTTTGGAATCAGCATGGTTTCTTGCATAAGTCATTGATATATTTGTATGTTTCAATATCAAAGTTAAGGTGTGGTGTTTCAGGTTCAATCGATAGCATCGTTTTGTAGCACCTTTCTCGGCACAGCAATCCGGATACCATGTGAGGTGATGAAACAAAGGTTGCAGGCTGGTCTATTCAGCAACGTAGGGGAAGCCATTGTCGGGACTTGGCAGCAAGATGGTCTTGGGGGTTTTTTTCGTGGGACTGGTGCCACACTCTTCCGAGAGGTTCCGTTCTATGTTGCAGGCATGGGCATTTATGCTGAATCAAAGAAGGTATGAGTTAATCTCGATCCCAAGTTATATATTTAAACAATTCTGTCATATATGTTATTGTCATGGTATTTCTTCTCTAGTATTTTGGGGATCCAGCACCTTGAATCACTCCTTTAGTTAATGAAAATATCAAATTGGTCGGTCTATCAAACAATATTAAGTAGTAACAATTGCCTATTTCACCCTATCTCAACTTCCGGACAGTGGCAAACATTTCATCCGACAAACAACAAAAGGTATCACGAAAGAAACTTGGCCAATGAATATGTTCTTTTTTACCCATGTCTTGATTGATTGAAGTTTGAGTCGAGTACTGAGTCGGGATGGAACCGCGAATGTAAACCACAAACTTTTAGTTGCACGTTTCTTTACTCATGGTTCAACTACAAGTAAAGAAGGTGTGAGTTAAAAGGAAGGCTAGGGAGTGAATGCGCAGCCAGTCCTCTACTTGGTTGCAACTTTATATATTCATGATTCAAATTATATACCGACTTTAAGACACATTTTTATCCGTATCTGAAACTCCAATTCTCATGGTTTCAGGCTGCCCAGAAACTTATAGAACGGGAGCTAGAACCGTGGGAAACGATAGCAGTGGGTGGTTTGTCTGGTGGCCTCGCTGCTGTTTTAACAACTCCATTCGATGTAATAAAAACCAGAACAATGACCGCTGCTCCTGGTCGACATGTAACATTATCTATGGTTGCGTTCTCTATTTTACACCACGAAGGTCCCCTTGGATTATTCAAAGGAGCCGTCCCTCGATTCTTTTGGATTGCTCCTTTGGGTGCCATGAATTTTGCTGGCTATGAGCTCGCAAAAAAAGGCAATGGACAAAAACACAGAAATTGGTGAACCAGCCCTGCAAAAATAGTCAAGTCTTTCTTCTCTTGTACTTTTGTAAAGAGTGTGGCATTTAAAAAACTGTAGGCAAGgaattttttgagattttttccCTAGGAATGTATAGGTCATGTTCACCGTGTATCATCCAAAATTTACTGTTTTGTTCACTAAATCGACATTTTTCCGAGTGATCATGTTAActtggataaaaaaaaaaaaaaaaaaaaaagttatgtTGGTTATGTTTAACTTGTTGAAAACATTCAGGCGCCAAGCGACAGATTTGATCAATAAGATGGCGAGCAAGATTCATTGGGATTGAGGTTGACTATCGGCCTGTCAGACAAAAAATATGCTGAACTTTTTCTTGCTTTGAAAATAAGTTTGTTATAATTGAATATGGAATAGAGATCTTGTCGCAAACATATGACCTTCTATACAAAAAATATGTAactttgtgtatatatatatatatacgcacACAATTGTATAACTAAAAATCACACGAATGTAAGaaccaattaatttttttttttaatcataaacaAAATTTTATCACATTTACCAAATCAATAGTTACAACTTTAAATATAAATCTAAGTAATGCGTTCAAAACATCAAGTTTCTTTAGGTATGCAACTTTTAGCAGCCAAATCATGGTTCACCGTATTTGCGGGTCTTCGATAGTGATTCACTTATTCTAAACAGCTTCATGGGCAATTGAAGCATTCATGGAGAAGTACGGATAGTATGATGATATCAAAATTTTACTTTGAGTTTAGTTTGGAGAGTGACTCTTCAAATTATTTGCAGCTGAGTGGATCGGGTCGGTGCTCTGGGTTCTGCATAGACAAAAATATCAGTTCGGAAAGCAAACTTAAGAGTGAGATATAATAATGCTAAGTGATCAAAAGAATGTGAATGAACAAAACCGTAACAAATACCtagtatttatatatacatCAAGTGTTAATTACTTTATAAGAGTAGAATTCTTGCTAGGGTAAAATTCTACATGAGATAAGAACCATCAGATGATAAGAGTCCTTAACTATGGCGGCTAGAACTCTTGATGACAACTATGACTCTTGTCTTATCTTGATGAGATTTGATGGAATCTCAAATTTATCGGGACCTCTTATGTATCGACGATAATATCTCCACATTCTCTAATTGCGTTAGAGCTCGGGCTTCCCAGCCACCTGAGTGGGCTCGGACTTGTAGTAAACAGTTCGGACCTTTAATAAACATAGTTGAGGGGTCTAACCTGTTAGAAATCCATGAGCTCGGACTCTTGGGCTTGGACAACTtactatatttattatttagtaAGTATTTTGTCAAGTTGATTTGTCCAAATAGACCAATAAAACTGTtattattgatttgaaatctCTAACTTCAAATCCGTTCATCTAAATGCTAAGGTTTTTAAAATCGTGATGATCGAATTGATTATGTTTTATAAGGGTaaaaattcacaataaaatgtcaAACGGAGCTTATCAGTGTGAAAAGAGAGGTATTGGagtttcaaataaaatatttaaaaaggaAAAGGAGACACTCGTTGGGACATTAGGTATGGATTTTGACCACAAAATTTTCTACTATGTTTCCGCGTTGTGTTTCGAAAGTCAATCGAATCCATATGCACTTCAATTTTTCGTCTTCTTTTCTTTACCTTTTTTTGGTGCCAAAATAAGTACAATGATTATCGATAGAATGACCATAGAAAACTTGGAGCCTTttaaaaactttttttttaaattttaaaacaatttgcgaatttcatttaaaacaatttacgaatttcatattatatatatatatatatatatacatatatataataataataataataataataataataataataataatttaatatttaagttTGAAATAGGAAGAGGAGACCAAAGTCGACAAAAAAAGACTGCTTGAATGTGGAAGAAAGTagcaaaaaacaaaagaaataaatagTATACAATGTGATTTAAGTTTGAAAaacattaactaattaaaagCTATAAAGTTTGCATGTCCAACCAAACTCTTCTTGTCTTCACTTCAACTATTTGCAGTTCATAATTAAATATTGCAGATTTCCAACAATTAGTCTTCTTGTTCCCATTGAACccatcctaattaattacaataccTCTACTTATCTATaacaaaaacttatatgagacggtctcacgagtcgtattttgtgagacatatatcttaattgggtcatccacgaaagatattactttttattgtgaatatcgatagggttaacCCGGCTCACAgaaaaagattcgtgagattgtctcacagaAAACCTACTCCTTTTCTATACTAAATAAATAACTATTTACGAACCTTTCACAATAGAGGAGATGTTTGAATTCGATCTTAAGTACTTGATATTTAATAACTTCGAGCCTgatgtaattaaaaaaaaaagaacttgATATACATTTTCCGAACtcgtgataaaaaaaaaatagctaTTTTCAAACTTGTATAATGTAGGATATTAGTTCTTAAATTGTCATTCTTGACTCTTAGAACTTGGTTTGAATAATTTAACACATATGCCGTCATAAAAGTCAATAATGCATTTTCTTGATTCTTGCGACTGCGTAAATATGATGATTTTCTTGCTTTTTTGTCACTTCCAATTTGATTTATTGCCAAACGAATAAAAACCCAAGGTATCCGATGTTCACTTGATTCCGATAATACTTTTGTAGCTTGTAATGGACTTCCAAGAACAAATCATAATTTCATGTGGGGATTTCTTATTGTAATCTATCCTCTCTCTTTTAgacattaaatatttaaattttgctCTATGTGAAATTTACATTTAGGTTGCatgtccaaaaaaaaaaaattcaacttaGGAAGAAAATTATAATTGGATTTGAGCGAATTTTCAAGTGAAAAATGCAACCATGTGTTTATTAACCCACTATCTTGATGGTCCCAATATATATGGACCTCGATCGGATGGAGAAAAATTAATAGCATTCAATCACATTTAGCTATATTTATGGTATTATTTATGTAAGGGTATATATTTATTATGAACCTCATATACGAGGATAAATGTTCATTTTTATATGCAAACTTACGACGATAATGTGAAATTTTCTCAATACATGTAGATGATATAATCGTTAATTAAACACGATCAATAACATGATTTCGATAGCATCAGTATTCCTCATAATAGAAAcaattttggaaattttaagAGTAAGAGGagaacacacacacatattttataaaaactcgTGTGAGACAGATCTCCAATGCGATAtgagaaaatataattttttgtgCTAAAagtatgaatttttattttaagcaGGGATctggttgacctgtctcacgaAAAAAATATGTGACATATTTTTATAAAGCTAGTGAATCAGTACTCTTAAGCATGAAATTTCAAAGtttgcattttaatttaaaGGATGTATTACTACGAATTAACCATGCTCATTATTGTAGTTTGTCACTTGATGCATGTTATGCATACTAAATATATGTAGTCCACTCAAAATACAGACCTGGATAAATAAATTAGAAATCGAATACTAAATGTAATTATAATTGATCGATATTTCGGGCAAGACACAATTTTTTCCAATaatcaatcatgtccaaaggccCAAGAAACTGTCGTCCAAACAAAAATTAGTACTGGAATTGTCGTAATAGATATTTGGCAGTGCTGCTGCTTGTTGTTGATCATCATGGTGCAGTAATACTTGTGTAGCTGCCATCTCTTTGTAAATTAGTTCGAATAAATTCGCATTCTGGCATTGCATGTTCAAGACCTGTGCCTGTGCCTTGGCCAGTTCAGCTTGGAGCTCGCTTATCTGTTTTTGAAGCTGGCAAATGGCGCCTGCGCAGCCATACACCGGATCCCTGACCCTCGCGTTCGCTTCGTATACCATGCTGTTGACTGCATCCGCTCTTTGGTCATCTGGAAGTTCCTAAAATGTAGAGTCAATATGTTTATCTCTTTGCGATTTCAATATATTTTCTCGAAAGTGTAGACTCATGAGCCTAAATGGGAAGTGCTTCCGATTTATTGaatacatatataaaaatttaattattttattattggaGCCATTAATTAATATAGACTAAACAACTTGTTCGTTGACTATGACGGCTCTCCAAGCTTATGTTTTCTGCCATTTTTTTCCCTTTATTGCTCAGTCCTTTTAAATTATGTGGATAAGTAGAAacgattatttatttaaataagacTTGTCAATTTTCTATATTTTAATATCATATAATTTGGTATAACATACGCTAAAATTTTCATAgcttataattaatttaataaatcgattatttaaaaaattatcagAATAGAATTTTCAGATCTTATTGTatagttttaaaaataaaagtaactcaattattttaaaaataatcaatatATCCAATCGTAAAGGGGTAGCCTTGGCACAATTTTTTCTCGCCATTTTAgtgaaatttataaaaaatagtcTCGTTTTCTCGAACAAATTAAGTAGGATATGTATTCAATACAAAaatttaatgacttttttaaatgatagattTCCGTGAATTCGAGTATTTACCTGAAATTaaagaaatgaaatgaaatcaatttttttgGTGGATTCAAGACTCGAAAGCATGAAGTAGAAAAGATGAACGAATGTACAAAGCTAGCTGTCGCGGGGGGTAAATTAATACCTGCAACAACTTGATTATGTTGCTAGCACCGAAAACTCGATGTGCGATTGTGAATTTGAGTGGTTCGGTTGGGGGGAAATACGGGGCCAGCACGCATTTCTCCGCGCATCTGCGGCGGAGGATCTTGCAGGCAGCGCATGGGCTGAGAATGATCGCTGGCTGCGGAGGAGATGAAATTGACTGACGCGTGAGATAGGGAGGATGACGAGGGACTACCTTCCGCCGCACCGCCGCTGCGGCGGCAGAAGTGGTGGTGGAGTTTTCAGTGCATCCAGTAATCATGCTGCAATTCGTTCGTTTCCCGTGCTTAGTTCATTTGAAGAAAATGGTCTAGTATTTATAGTGGGAGACGCAATATACAAAGAggtcataatttttttaaaaaattatttttctctaCAATATcgaaaaattgatattttttcgattatcaaataaaaatatatttgaaatcgaTTGTGACATCGAATTGCATGAATGCTTTAAATGTACATCCgacatattattttattgaaCAAGTGTGAAAAAAAGAAGCAAAAACTTATTAATTTAAAACTTCAAATTCATAAAATTTGGAGGTCACGATTGTGACATCGAATTTCATTAGTATGAAATTAGAACAATTTTATTAATATCAACATTTGCTACACATATTTGTGTatacaaatatcatatattagtatcTGAAACTGTTGATGCTCGCATGCTATATATAAATATcgtattttcaatattttgtatCTATTTTCATCTGAAAAGATTAAATGTACGTGTCTTTAATATCAACACTTATTATACATGTTTGAAcactaaaaatcatatattaggaTCAGATCTAAAACAACGAGTACTCAAATATCATTTAttattatcatatttttaatattttgtattgTACAGAGGGTTCGATTGAAGAGTGAACTTATATTCAATCGTGTCCTGTCAAGGGCGGTTAGTTATGACTTATGTGAATTGACAAATTTGATATCCAACAGCAGTCGTGAAAAGGCATTGGATAAAGTTCTTTTTATATTACTAAGAATGGAATAAAGCATAATTAAATGACTTTAAATTTCAACCTCACCAATAATTAAAGACTAAAGGCCTTGCCATGCACGCAAATCACATGCATCAACAATGCTTTGGAAGACAATTTTCATATTAAATCTCCCCACAAAACATctcatttaaaattttaaaatatatattttatttataaaatcaacgtatatgattattatatttataaacttgttgaattaattaaatgtttgccTTTGTTTTTATAATTGTATTTCAAAATTGTTTGAATTTAATGTTAGATAACTcttcaaaaaaagaaaagaaattgacACTTTAGTAAAATGAATGAAAAGTAATTGGATAGTCGAAAAGGTTGACAAGCAACTTTAATGCACAAAaatgttcttcaattgttttcCGACAGCAACATTTACCCACCTTGCTATAAAAGATTTTGAATCATGCTATTTGACTAACACATGTGAACCTGTTGTAAAATCTACTATTGTAATGATAATTATTTATCGAGTCTCCGGTACGATCGATTTATAATATAGATTTTTTTTTGCCCTAAAAATACAAACGAATTACATACATATATGAAAGAAGTGACTTTTGGAAATCTCCTGTGCGCGGGGTAGCATAAGTATAGCTGCTGCTGGTTGGCTGAATTGATGTCACCATGATTTACTTCCTATCACATTCCTATCGGACCGGGGGGTGGGGGGGTGAGGGGCGTCTAGGTGAGCCGATTTCAATTTGAAGCAAGAAAGTGTTGGAACATAAATTAAATGGAGACCACTATGATTTGCGGTACTAATTTAATGCACTAATTAAGCGATATAATTACGATGTTTGTTGTAGTAATTTATGCTAGAAGCATAACACGTGGCCCTAGTTTACAGTCGGGTTCTAATTATTTTCCCGGTGCCGACTTTTAAACCAGGGAAAAACGACGATTCAGCTGGAGCCAACCAATGAGACAGCGCGTTACGCCATCTAGCAATTACGACGTGGCGTTTGTTTATACGGTAGTCAAGGAACCGTTGGGGCTCGTGTTCGATGAGAATGCGACTTCAGTTTGAAGTCTCCAAAATCAGCGACTTTTCGTTTACTTGGATATAATGtggatttattttaaaagtcagttttccatctttctttgaagATTGGTCAACCTTGGTTAGGTTTCAGTCGAAGGAAAAATTAATTATCTTTGTGGGTCTCATGCATAATTTCATATTAGATTGGTTTGTTCCGATACTAGCTAGCCCTGGCATTTGATTCAATGACTACGAGGAAATTCGCCTCATTTTTTCATTGTGATACAATATATCAAGCAACGTGAAAAAAACATATGTGATATGAAATGCGTGTGTATTCTCCTAAAAGTTTCCAATTTCATCTCCGACAAGTTATCTAGAAAGAATGAGTTTGTTACATTTATTATGTTGCAAATAGTTTCAATCATGTATGTATTAGTTTTATTAttgttataaataaaatataagatgAAATATGAATTCCATATTTAAAGTAAACATAATGTAGTTGGAGTAGATATGTAAGGCCCCGCTTCCACACGTCTTTAATTAATTCACTTTTATCGCCGTTTCCTGATTTCACTTGTGTACACATTGCCATTTGCGGAGGGTACCATTGAATATTGTGACCAAACTCAGCTGCGAGTTTTTTGTCAATGAACATAACTTAACTATACGTTGTCAATGCACATAAACCTCAAATTTTGTGCTGTCCAGATTTGTTTATGACGAACACTTGACGAGGGAGAATAATGGTCTTGTCTTATTTTGGGTTGTTCTTTTCGAATATAAATCACGATGTTGGTGAACAAAAGGGGATGCAGTGAAGCAGCAACATCATCAAGTACAACTTGCagaaatgaaatataatgagTAAACCTATCGAAATTTAGCGACAAGTTTGGATTTGAGTTATATACATAGATATTGAGTATATATGGTTACACTATCGGCCCCTCTTG containing:
- the LOC140806549 gene encoding LOB domain-containing protein 1-like; this translates as MITGCTENSTTTSAAAAAVRRKVVPRHPPYLTRQSISSPPQPAIILSPCAACKILRRRCAEKCVLAPYFPPTEPLKFTIAHRVFGASNIIKLLQELPDDQRADAVNSMVYEANARVRDPVYGCAGAICQLQKQISELQAELAKAQAQVLNMQCQNANLFELIYKEMAATQVLLHHDDQQQAAALPNIYYDNSSTNFCLDDSFLGLWT